In Syntrophales bacterium, the sequence TTGACGACAACGACGCCGGATGCGCAGGAGTTAAGCATTGCCAAAAGCGCGGAGAGTCCTCCGAAATTTGCCCCATAGCCGATGCTCGTCGGCACCGCGATCACCGGTCGGGAAACCAGTCCGCCGACGATGCTCGGCAGCGCTCCCTCCATGCCGGCGACGACGACCAGGACGTTTGCCCGCATTATTTTGTCCCTCTGAGAGAGAAGGCGATGCAAGCCGGCAACCCCGACGTCATAGGAGCGCTCTACAATGCTTCCCATTGTCTCTGCGGTAATTGCCGCTTCCTCCGCGACGGGGATATCGGCTGTTCCCCCGGTCAGCACCATAATGTACTTGTCGTTCACAACCGGGGCAGTACTGTCTGCCATGGTTTTATCTACTATCATAATCCTCGCGACCGGATAGTAGGTTGCCTCAGGAACAAGGGCAGATATTGCGCCGGCAATGTTAGTTTCTACACGGGTGGCAATGATTTTCTCATGTTGTTCGGAGAGTTTCTTGACGATTTGGGCGGCCTGTTCGGGTGTTTTCCCCTGACAGAACACTACTTCGGGAAACCCGTTGCGGAGGGAGCGATGCGTGTCAAGCTTCGCATAGCCAATTTCCTCATAGGGGAGGCCGCGCAGACGTTCCATGGCAGCGGCGATCGGCAGATTGCCTGCCTTCACCTCTTCAAGGAGTTCCTCTATTCTTTTTTTGTCCATAATCGCTTCAGACCCGGATGTAAAATATGCTGGCTTTACCCTTCCTTGGTCTCACTATCCGACAAACGGTTATTTGTCAAAGGATTTTAACCGCGGCACTCAAGCTACGGCATCAACAACATTAGCAATAACAAATATTTCAGACAAGAATAAGCGCCAGCGCAGCGATGATAATCAAGGTCACGGAGGTTGACGCCAACCCGAAAACCGGTATTAGCAAGAGCCCGGCGCATAGACCGCCGAGAGAGCCGCCGATCAGGCAAGAGGTGTACAAGAATGTTCTCTTGTTAAGTCCTTCTGTTTTGTAAATGCTGGCACAGACGATCAGTCCACTTGTCAGAAAGCCGGTGGCTGCAATTAGCAAAGCAGTCAGCAGCAGGTTGCCGGTATCACTTTTTGCGCTTCCGATAAACGCGGCATTAAGCAGCATAATGCCGATCAACAATGTCGCGCCCCAGAAGCGGTTGCGATTTATGGACATCAAACTTTGTTTTACCGCTGTTCCTGTTTTCGTCGTCAAATCGCGTAAAAGTGGCGCTCCCAAAGCCATGCCCGCCATAAACGCCGCGAGCAAGAGAGAAATCTGCTGATAGAGGATGCCCTCTTTTGTCCCGTAGCGGAGGATGAGGAGCGATGCGCTTGTTATGCCAAGAAATCCGCCAACGGCCTTCAGAATGGTTTTCTGCCAATAAGGCCGCAGATGGCTTACCGCAAACAGAAGGAAAAGTGCTATGCCGGCAATCATGCCGAGCCAGAGTGAGTGCCTTTGCACCGTTACTAAATCTGGCATGCGGGAAAGAACCATCTGCGGGAATAGAGCGTCTGCCCAGGACTGAACAGCAGAGGAGTAACAAGCGGGTCTGAGAGCGGAGTTTTCAGGAGAATCCATATTTTGCAGTTGATTTTTGATATTCGCAAAATCTTCGCTCTCGAAAAGTTTTCGTATGAATAATGATTGTATTATACTGCTTTTTATTCCTCGTTCCCGGAGGCGCTCCGTTAAAACCTCGGGAGAATGGGGAAGCGGGGCAAAGGAGGAGGCGATCAACGTAGTTGTTCCGGGAAGGATGAGCCTCTCGGGGAAAACAGCGGCAAGTGCCTGGTAAATGGAGGCAAGATTGATTAAATCATTAGTCTTCTTGGTGTTTTCTAAGGAAGGAAGGCGGATAACTACGATGCCGCCGTGATAAAGGCGTGCGGCCATACTGTCAAAAAATTCGCGCGTGTAATAGTGATTCATCCGGCAGGATAGGGGCGCCGCAATGTCAACAATTATGATGTCCCAGGCAAATCCCTTGTATTTAAGGAACTTTCGCGGATCAGCGCGGGAGAGGTGAACGGCCGGATTTGCCAGCGATTTGCGGATGTCGCCGGGGAGGCGAAAACGGATAAAGGGGTCTTCTGCGGGGAGCATTACGTCTATCCGTGCCGGCTTGTGAAGCAGCAACTCGCGTACGCTCCCGTCCCATCCGCCCCCAATCACCAGTATTCTGTGAGGGTCAGGGTGCTGAACGGCGGCCAGATGGGCGAAGCGAGCCCCTTCCGTGTCTTTTGTTGTAAATACAGCAGTATTGTTCTCGAATACGGAAATATCCCCGCCGCGATATGTGGCAGCGACACGGCCAAAGGAGAAATCACCTGAAAAAAAGAGGCCAGGATGATTTAGCGCGGTCATCCTCATGTCTAACCAGGAGACTTTATAGAGAAAGGGAAGAGTTACCAATGCCAGAGTTATGGCGATAAAACGACCATATCTGCCTGTTTTTCTTTGAAAACGCAGGAGCGCCGCCGTAAAGGACAGCAGGGCGCAAAAGAGGGCAAGAAACAGATTGCTAAAACCGTATTGAATGCCGAAAGTTGCCAGGAATCCCCCGGCTATGCC encodes:
- the larB gene encoding nickel pincer cofactor biosynthesis protein LarB, coding for MDKKRIEELLEEVKAGNLPIAAAMERLRGLPYEEIGYAKLDTHRSLRNGFPEVVFCQGKTPEQAAQIVKKLSEQHEKIIATRVETNIAGAISALVPEATYYPVARIMIVDKTMADSTAPVVNDKYIMVLTGGTADIPVAEEAAITAETMGSIVERSYDVGVAGLHRLLSQRDKIMRANVLVVVAGMEGALPSIVGGLVSRPVIAVPTSIGYGANFGGLSALLAMLNSCASGVVVVNIDNGFGAGYFAHLVNK